The bacterium genome has a segment encoding these proteins:
- a CDS encoding zinc ribbon domain-containing protein, translated as MRCPRCGVENPEGKIVCRACGARLRPAGAAAGAPRETEGELRGRVSYDLTRIVWVAAIVIAVGLGLGFLVR; from the coding sequence ATGCGTTGTCCCCGATGCGGGGTCGAGAATCCGGAGGGCAAGATCGTCTGCCGGGCGTGCGGCGCGCGTCTGCGGCCCGCGGGTGCCGCGGCGGGCGCGCCCCGCGAAACCGAAGGCGAGCTGCGCGGGCGCGTCTCCTACGATCTCACGAGGATCGTGTGGGTGGCCGCCATCGTGATCGCGGTCGGCCTCGGGCTCGGCTTCCTCGTCAGGTAG
- a CDS encoding PHP domain-containing protein, with protein MGRLGPRTDLHTHSTASDGLLPPARLVRAAREHGVGTLALTDHDTTAGLEEAIAEGRRVHIEVIPGVEINTDVDEHEVHMLGYYVDFARAAFQAFLARMRAGRVDRARTMVDKLRALGVPVAWERVQAIAAGASVGRPHVARALVEARRVATVQEAFERFLDRRGPAYVPRIKLSPEEAVEAVLAAGGVPVLAHPGWASSGPVIERVPTLVAHGLAGLEVYYPDHTPEMTTRYLEVARRHGLVATGGTDFHGGGQATRVPLGSVAVPPEAVAALRARWQQLGVPAQ; from the coding sequence GTGGGGCGGCTAGGGCCCCGAACGGATCTCCACACCCACAGCACCGCGTCGGACGGGCTGCTCCCGCCTGCGCGCCTCGTCAGAGCCGCCCGGGAGCACGGCGTGGGGACGCTCGCCCTCACGGACCACGACACGACCGCCGGCCTCGAGGAGGCGATCGCGGAGGGACGGCGCGTCCACATCGAGGTCATTCCCGGCGTCGAGATCAACACGGACGTCGACGAGCACGAAGTCCACATGCTCGGCTACTATGTGGATTTCGCCCGCGCCGCCTTCCAGGCGTTCCTCGCACGGATGCGGGCGGGGCGCGTGGACCGCGCCCGCACGATGGTCGACAAACTGCGCGCGCTCGGGGTACCTGTGGCGTGGGAGCGGGTGCAGGCGATTGCGGCCGGCGCGTCGGTCGGGCGGCCGCACGTCGCGCGCGCGCTCGTGGAAGCGCGCCGGGTCGCCACGGTGCAGGAGGCGTTCGAGCGGTTCCTGGACCGCCGCGGCCCCGCGTACGTGCCGCGGATCAAGCTGTCGCCCGAGGAGGCGGTCGAAGCCGTGCTCGCCGCGGGCGGGGTGCCGGTGCTCGCGCATCCCGGGTGGGCCTCGAGCGGTCCCGTGATCGAGCGCGTGCCGACGCTCGTCGCGCACGGCCTCGCCGGCCTCGAAGTGTACTATCCGGACCATACCCCCGAGATGACGACGCGCTATCTCGAGGTGGCCCGCCGCCACGGCCTCGTCGCGACGGGCGGCACCGATTTCCACGGCGGAGGCCAGGCGACGCGCGTGCCGCTCGGCAGCGTCGCGGTGCCGCCGGAAGCGGTCGCGGCACTGCGCGCGCGGTGGCAGCAACTGGGCGTGCCGGCGCAGTAG
- a CDS encoding stage V sporulation protein S: MLKVAVKSTGTADVLKVAAKSNPTAVAGALAGVVRERGTAELQAIGAAAINQAIKAIAIARGYVAPSGLDLVCVPAFADVQIDGQDRTAIKLIVSPR, from the coding sequence ATGCTCAAGGTCGCAGTGAAATCGACCGGCACCGCCGACGTGCTCAAGGTCGCCGCCAAGTCGAATCCGACCGCCGTCGCGGGCGCCTTGGCCGGCGTGGTCCGAGAGCGGGGGACCGCGGAGCTGCAGGCGATCGGCGCGGCTGCCATCAACCAGGCGATCAAGGCGATCGCGATCGCGCGCGGCTACGTGGCGCCGAGCGGCCTCGACCTGGTGTGCGTGCCGGCGTTCGCGGACGTGCAGATTGACGGGCAGGACCGGACGGCGATCAAGCTCATCGTCTCACCCAGATAG
- a CDS encoding TIGR00282 family metallophosphoesterase, whose translation MKVLFVGDVVGRPGRRAVTQWLPALRRELGADFVIANGENSAGGFGVTPETFKDLIDAGADVVTGGNHIWHTREAPALLDAEPRLLRPGNYPAGAPGRGAAVFAAAGGARVGVLNLEGRAFMQPLLSPFDYAREEAERLRAETPVIVVDMHAEATSEKAALAWHLDGRVSAVIGTHTHVQTADERVLPGGTAFITDAGMTGPRDSIIGMSRETVLPRFLTLLPARFEVASGPVQLNGVLVEIDAQTGHAAAIRRVNRVEE comes from the coding sequence ATGAAGGTGTTGTTCGTCGGAGACGTGGTCGGACGTCCGGGGCGCCGGGCGGTCACCCAGTGGCTGCCGGCGCTCCGGCGCGAGTTGGGGGCCGACTTCGTGATCGCGAACGGCGAGAATTCCGCGGGCGGGTTCGGCGTCACGCCGGAGACGTTCAAGGACCTGATCGACGCCGGCGCCGACGTCGTCACCGGCGGCAACCACATCTGGCACACCCGCGAAGCGCCGGCGCTCCTCGACGCCGAGCCCCGCCTCCTGCGTCCGGGCAACTACCCCGCCGGCGCGCCGGGGCGCGGGGCGGCGGTCTTCGCCGCGGCCGGGGGCGCGCGCGTCGGCGTGCTCAACCTGGAAGGCCGCGCCTTCATGCAGCCGCTCCTCTCGCCGTTCGACTACGCCCGCGAAGAGGCGGAGCGGCTGCGGGCGGAGACGCCCGTGATCGTCGTCGACATGCACGCGGAGGCCACGTCGGAGAAGGCGGCGCTGGCATGGCACCTCGACGGACGTGTGTCCGCGGTGATCGGGACGCACACGCACGTCCAGACCGCGGACGAGCGCGTGCTGCCGGGCGGCACGGCGTTCATCACGGACGCCGGGATGACCGGGCCGCGCGACTCGATCATCGGCATGAGCCGTGAGACCGTGCTGCCGCGGTTTCTCACGCTGCTGCCGGCGCGGTTCGAGGTCGCATCGGGGCCGGTGCAGCTGAACGGTGTGCTCGTGGAGATCGATGCGCAAACGGGCCACGCGGCCGCGATCCGGCGCGTCAACCGGGTGGAGGAGTGA
- the rny gene encoding ribonuclease Y, translating into MTTTSTVQYLVAGVIGLALFLLGYLLRKYAGEAKIGSAEEAARRILDEAKQAGQREAESKQREALLEARDEAFRIKRDAEREIREQRAELQRLERRVVQREEMLDRKLETLEKRDQALAQREQEVTKVREDVQQLHDAQQRELERVSALTLEQAKQELLQRAESEIRHEVAQTARKIEAEAREDAERRAREVVALAIQRCAADHTAEVTVSVIPLPNEEMKGRIIGREGRNIRALESLTGVDFIIDDTPESVTLSSFDPIRREIAKVTLEKLLADGRIHPARIEEMVEKAQRDLDTRIREAGERAAFEAGVHGLHPEELKLLGRLNFRFSYGQNLLQHSIEVALLAGLMATQLDADPELARRAGMLHDIGKALTHEIEGTHSDIGMDVARRYHESPEVLNAIAYHHGDAEATCLEAILVAAADAISASRPGARKETVEMYVKRLENLERIATSFTGVDRAYAIQAGREIRVLVRPQEIDDPAAALLAREMAKKIEEELEYPGQIKVTVLRETRAVEYAK; encoded by the coding sequence GTGACCACCACGAGCACCGTCCAGTACCTTGTGGCCGGCGTGATCGGGTTGGCACTCTTCCTGCTTGGGTACCTTCTGCGCAAGTACGCCGGGGAGGCGAAGATCGGCAGTGCCGAAGAGGCCGCCCGGCGGATTCTCGACGAGGCAAAGCAGGCTGGGCAACGGGAGGCGGAGAGCAAGCAGCGAGAAGCGCTCCTAGAAGCCAGGGACGAGGCGTTCCGGATCAAACGGGACGCCGAACGGGAGATTCGGGAGCAGCGCGCCGAGCTGCAGCGTCTTGAGCGGCGTGTGGTCCAGCGTGAGGAAATGCTGGACCGGAAGTTGGAAACGCTCGAGAAGCGCGATCAGGCCCTCGCCCAGCGAGAGCAGGAGGTCACCAAGGTCCGGGAAGACGTGCAGCAACTGCACGACGCACAGCAGCGTGAGCTCGAGCGGGTCAGCGCGCTTACGCTGGAGCAGGCCAAACAGGAATTGTTGCAGCGCGCCGAGTCGGAGATCCGCCACGAAGTGGCGCAGACCGCGCGCAAGATCGAGGCGGAAGCCCGGGAAGACGCGGAGCGGCGGGCGCGGGAGGTCGTGGCGCTCGCGATCCAGCGGTGCGCCGCGGACCATACCGCGGAGGTCACCGTGTCCGTGATCCCGCTGCCCAACGAGGAGATGAAAGGCCGGATCATCGGGCGCGAGGGCCGGAACATCCGCGCGCTCGAGAGTCTGACCGGCGTCGACTTCATCATCGACGACACGCCGGAGTCTGTGACGCTGTCGTCGTTCGACCCGATCCGGCGCGAGATCGCGAAGGTCACGCTGGAGAAGCTTCTCGCCGACGGCCGGATTCATCCGGCACGGATCGAGGAGATGGTGGAGAAGGCGCAGCGCGATCTCGACACCCGCATCCGCGAGGCCGGCGAGCGCGCCGCCTTCGAGGCGGGCGTCCACGGCCTGCATCCCGAGGAGCTCAAGCTGCTCGGCCGGCTCAACTTCCGGTTCAGCTACGGTCAGAATCTGCTGCAGCACTCGATCGAGGTCGCCCTGCTCGCCGGGCTCATGGCGACACAGCTCGACGCGGACCCGGAGCTGGCGCGGCGGGCGGGCATGCTGCACGACATCGGCAAGGCGCTTACGCACGAGATCGAGGGCACCCACAGCGACATCGGTATGGACGTGGCGCGCCGGTACCACGAGTCGCCGGAGGTCCTCAACGCGATCGCCTATCACCATGGGGACGCGGAGGCCACCTGTCTGGAGGCGATCCTGGTCGCCGCCGCCGACGCCATTTCGGCGTCGCGTCCCGGAGCGCGCAAGGAAACCGTCGAGATGTACGTCAAGCGCCTGGAGAACCTGGAGCGGATCGCGACATCGTTCACCGGCGTGGATCGCGCGTACGCGATTCAGGCGGGCCGCGAGATTCGCGTGCTGGTGCGGCCGCAGGAAATCGATGACCCCGCCGCAGCGCTGCTCGCGCGGGAGATGGCCAAGAAGATCGAGGAGGAACTCGAGTACCCCGGCCAGATCAAAGTGACGGTGCTGCGCGAGACCCGCGCCGTCGAGTACGCGAAGTAG
- a CDS encoding SCO family protein, with protein sequence MTNAGRPVVRRWWWIAAALIVILAGAGWYARSRLAPPPLQGAVLTPSVGAYDFRLPDAEGRTVSLAALRGKVVVLTFLYAHCPDYCPLVADQIAKVHAQLGPLGDKVAFVAVSVDPSGDTPEAVREFLRAHHVDGVLTYVRGTGAQLRPVWAHYFVASDGQDGISASHAAAVGVSHTTIVYVIDPQGQVRVFLPANFDANDLLTDVRLLARSAR encoded by the coding sequence ATGACGAACGCGGGGCGACCAGTTGTCAGACGGTGGTGGTGGATCGCCGCCGCCCTCATCGTGATCCTGGCCGGCGCCGGCTGGTACGCCCGGAGTCGGCTCGCGCCGCCGCCGCTCCAGGGCGCGGTGCTGACCCCGTCCGTCGGCGCCTACGACTTCCGGCTGCCCGACGCCGAAGGGCGGACAGTCTCGCTGGCCGCACTGCGGGGCAAGGTTGTTGTGCTCACCTTTCTCTACGCACATTGTCCCGACTACTGTCCGCTGGTCGCCGACCAGATCGCCAAGGTCCATGCCCAACTCGGCCCGCTAGGCGACAAAGTGGCGTTTGTCGCCGTCAGCGTTGATCCGTCGGGCGACACGCCGGAGGCCGTCCGGGAGTTTCTGCGGGCGCACCACGTCGACGGCGTGCTGACGTATGTCCGCGGCACGGGCGCGCAGCTGCGGCCGGTCTGGGCGCATTACTTTGTCGCGAGCGACGGGCAGGACGGGATCTCGGCAAGCCACGCCGCGGCGGTCGGGGTCAGCCATACCACGATCGTGTACGTCATCGATCCGCAGGGACAGGTCCGCGTCTTTCTGCCTGCCAATTTCGATGCCAACGATCTCCTGACGGACGTGCGTCTGCTGGCAAGGAGCGCGCGTTAG
- a CDS encoding AAA family ATPase has product MIIRRVRVRAFRGLGDGDFAFAPGLNVVRGRNDAGKSTLHLAFSAALFPIRPSEAKSYRPWGEGDGEVTLEFEADGRRYELRKDFASQKTLLRAGGGEWEASKDVAARVAALLGFGSLALFRATAHIGQWQLAAVQDESREIGAHLSRIMTGTDGDAVRVLRAVAEWIRRQEVGLRGRPASAPGPLKRGQDRLKMLTDERQRLAAEVKEIEGAASERELRGARINQLEVAVAEDEALLAANRRLLELDRRWDDVGRRAADLSARLERIDAAARDLAAAGRDPARRLQDIPDETLAALQQAAARADVLRQQAEQADAGATGTPAGADAPRQGPAARPAAGLWTLAGLAGAAGVAGVALLAAHHQVAGGISLAAAAAAGLGLLYLRGRAAALGRRSDLENRQRVEQARRVLERLREQAGAAADTVRRDLSALGVDSIDAAIARRTAAREARERGRAAGRLLEGLLGGQSRDAIADEHRHALTELGAVQAQREEPDLALRRLEAAAFQRRQLEAHHRRQALDQERAAVQRLEGRLAGRSPHEALARVEEELADTEGRLARQQRQVEALRLTHDVLDRAHRATIVPGRARLEELASGYLRRLSNGAYDRITVDELTLAPRVWVGPPKDWADVSAREIGSGGVDQCYLALRLGLADLLADGRQPPLFLDDPFLAYDDDRRASAMTFLRAIARGRQIFLFTCKTEYDPYADHIAVLVERRASAEPAPAAPSSTVS; this is encoded by the coding sequence ATGATCATCCGGCGCGTGCGGGTGCGGGCGTTCCGCGGGTTGGGAGACGGGGACTTCGCGTTCGCGCCCGGCCTCAATGTTGTGCGCGGTCGGAACGACGCCGGCAAGTCCACGCTGCACCTTGCGTTCTCCGCGGCGCTGTTTCCCATCCGCCCCTCGGAGGCGAAGAGCTACCGGCCGTGGGGCGAGGGCGACGGCGAGGTGACGCTCGAGTTCGAGGCGGACGGCCGCCGCTACGAGCTGCGCAAGGACTTCGCCTCGCAGAAGACGCTGCTTCGGGCGGGCGGGGGCGAGTGGGAAGCGTCGAAGGACGTGGCGGCGCGGGTCGCGGCGCTGCTCGGCTTCGGGAGTCTCGCCCTATTCCGCGCGACGGCGCACATCGGACAGTGGCAGCTCGCCGCGGTGCAGGATGAATCACGCGAGATCGGCGCGCATCTCTCGCGAATCATGACCGGCACCGACGGCGATGCGGTGCGCGTGCTGCGGGCCGTTGCCGAATGGATCCGGCGCCAGGAAGTCGGGTTGCGCGGCCGCCCGGCATCGGCGCCGGGGCCGCTGAAGCGCGGGCAGGATCGGCTCAAGATGCTGACCGACGAGCGGCAGCGCCTCGCCGCGGAGGTCAAGGAGATCGAGGGGGCTGCGTCCGAGCGCGAGCTGCGGGGGGCGCGGATCAACCAGTTGGAGGTCGCCGTCGCGGAGGACGAGGCGCTGCTCGCGGCCAACCGGCGGCTCCTGGAGCTGGATCGGCGGTGGGATGATGTGGGACGCCGCGCCGCCGATCTGTCGGCGCGGCTCGAGCGGATTGACGCCGCCGCGCGCGATCTCGCCGCGGCCGGCCGCGACCCGGCGCGGCGCCTCCAAGACATTCCGGATGAGACGCTGGCCGCGCTGCAGCAGGCCGCGGCGCGGGCGGACGTGCTGCGGCAGCAGGCGGAACAGGCGGATGCCGGAGCCACCGGGACGCCCGCGGGCGCGGACGCGCCACGGCAGGGACCGGCGGCGCGCCCGGCCGCCGGTCTTTGGACGCTCGCGGGGCTTGCCGGCGCGGCCGGCGTCGCGGGGGTCGCGCTGCTCGCGGCGCACCATCAAGTTGCGGGCGGGATCTCTCTCGCGGCCGCGGCCGCGGCGGGCCTCGGGCTGCTCTATCTGCGGGGACGCGCCGCCGCGCTCGGACGACGGAGCGATCTCGAGAACCGGCAGCGCGTCGAGCAGGCCCGCCGTGTGCTCGAACGGCTGCGGGAGCAGGCGGGTGCCGCGGCCGACACGGTGCGGCGCGATCTGTCGGCCCTCGGCGTGGACTCCATCGACGCGGCTATCGCCCGGCGCACGGCGGCACGTGAGGCGCGCGAACGCGGGCGCGCGGCCGGCCGGCTGCTCGAAGGCCTGCTGGGCGGGCAGTCGCGCGACGCCATCGCCGACGAGCACCGGCACGCGCTGACCGAGCTCGGCGCGGTGCAGGCGCAGCGGGAGGAGCCCGATCTCGCGCTGCGGCGGCTGGAGGCCGCGGCCTTCCAGCGGCGGCAGCTCGAGGCCCATCACCGGCGACAGGCGCTCGACCAGGAGAGGGCAGCCGTGCAGCGCCTCGAGGGACGGCTCGCCGGACGGTCGCCGCACGAGGCCCTCGCGCGCGTGGAAGAGGAACTCGCCGACACGGAGGGGCGGCTTGCGCGGCAGCAGCGCCAGGTCGAGGCCCTCCGGCTTACACACGACGTGCTTGACCGCGCCCACCGTGCGACGATCGTGCCCGGCCGGGCCCGCCTCGAGGAGCTGGCGAGCGGATACCTGCGCCGGCTGTCGAACGGCGCGTACGATCGCATCACGGTCGACGAGCTAACGCTCGCGCCGCGCGTTTGGGTCGGCCCGCCCAAGGACTGGGCGGACGTCTCGGCCCGCGAGATCGGCAGCGGCGGGGTGGACCAGTGTTATCTTGCGCTGCGGCTCGGGCTCGCCGATCTCCTGGCCGACGGCCGGCAGCCGCCGCTGTTCCTCGACGATCCGTTCCTCGCGTACGACGACGACCGGCGGGCGTCGGCCATGACGTTCCTGCGCGCCATCGCACGGGGCCGGCAGATCTTCCTGTTCACTTGCAAGACGGAGTACGATCCCTACGCCGACCACATCGCGGTGCTGGTCGAACGCCGCGCGTCAGCGGAGCCCGCGCCGGCGGCGCCTTCCTCGACGGTTTCGTAA
- a CDS encoding DNA repair exonuclease, protein MSLRLLHTSDVHLGATFKVLGDRGPEHRRQLRETLTRVVDLAVAERVDVVLVAGDLFDSVAAARVHAPFAAEQFGRLGQAGIPVCAIAGNHDPLGEGSAGVWTDLERRCPGLTVFGQQLGERVVVDRDLTVVGRSAPRRLSAESPLAGLPVRRQTRYQVALAHGSVERPEFEAQFTMITPREIAGSAVDYLALGDWHSAQDVSAGGVAAWYSGAPEMIDLDEGQSGHVLLVTIREPGRAEVERRRVGRRRSERVTVDLATAGDTEAIARRLREHADADLALRLVLTGLGGLDTRVLAERLREELGPLFFRLDLRDESSLRPDVADPGQYSEHTVIGRFVREMREQIASREGDERALAEEALAYGVALLQGTMELPG, encoded by the coding sequence ATGAGCCTGCGCCTCCTGCACACGTCCGACGTTCACCTCGGCGCGACGTTCAAAGTCCTCGGCGACCGGGGGCCGGAGCACCGGCGGCAGCTGCGCGAGACGCTGACCCGCGTCGTCGACCTGGCTGTCGCCGAGCGCGTCGACGTGGTGCTGGTTGCCGGCGACCTGTTCGATTCCGTCGCCGCGGCCCGCGTGCACGCGCCGTTCGCCGCCGAGCAATTCGGCCGGCTGGGGCAGGCGGGGATCCCGGTGTGCGCGATCGCCGGGAACCACGATCCGCTCGGCGAGGGCAGCGCCGGCGTGTGGACCGATCTCGAGCGCCGCTGCCCTGGCCTGACCGTGTTTGGACAGCAGCTCGGCGAGCGCGTCGTCGTCGACCGCGACCTCACGGTCGTGGGCCGCTCGGCGCCGCGGCGACTCTCCGCGGAGAGTCCGCTCGCGGGCCTTCCGGTCCGGCGGCAGACGCGCTACCAGGTGGCACTCGCGCACGGCAGCGTGGAGCGGCCCGAGTTCGAGGCCCAGTTCACGATGATCACCCCGCGCGAGATCGCGGGAAGCGCGGTCGACTACCTCGCGCTGGGCGACTGGCATTCGGCGCAGGACGTCTCCGCTGGCGGTGTGGCCGCGTGGTACAGCGGCGCGCCGGAGATGATCGATCTCGACGAGGGTCAATCGGGCCACGTGCTGCTGGTCACGATCCGGGAGCCGGGCCGCGCGGAGGTCGAGCGGCGCCGGGTGGGCCGCCGCCGCAGCGAGCGCGTCACCGTCGATCTTGCCACCGCGGGCGACACCGAGGCGATCGCCCGGCGCCTCCGCGAGCACGCCGACGCCGACCTGGCGCTGCGCCTCGTGCTGACCGGCCTCGGCGGCCTCGATACCCGCGTGCTGGCGGAGCGCCTGCGCGAGGAGCTCGGGCCGCTGTTCTTCCGGCTCGACCTGCGCGATGAGTCGAGCCTGCGGCCCGATGTCGCCGACCCTGGCCAGTACTCCGAACACACCGTGATCGGCCGATTCGTCCGCGAGATGCGCGAGCAGATCGCCTCGCGGGAGGGCGATGAGCGCGCGCTCGCCGAGGAAGCGCTCGCCTACGGCGTGGCGCTGCTCCAGGGCACGATGGAGCTGCCCGGATGA
- a CDS encoding UvrD-helicase domain-containing protein, producing the protein MRSGRETRPAPGGADIGQLPLGLSPGDPAAPSGAGTLLDAGPVVDAPEPASRADEILAGLTDEQRDAVTHAAGPLLIVAGAGTGKTAVVTRRIAHLIATRGARPSEILALTFTDRAAAEMEERVDRFVPYGYTDTWISTFHAFGDRVLRENALHLGLTPDFRVLSRPEQVIFVRERLFQLPLDYFRPLGDPTRHVDALITLWSRAKDEDVTPDDYDAYAARLAAESAAQPDNPALAEQARQQREIAGTYRAYQAMLAEAGCVDFGDLIVLTLRLLRQHPSVLAQYRSQFRHILVDEFQDTNFAQFELVKLLAGGHRNLTVVADDDQAIYRWRGASYSNISYFTDAYPDARMVVLTRNFRSTQLILDAAYRLIRHNDPDRLEVRHGIDKRLRAAVPEAGQLPRHHQFETLAEEAEDVAGRIDDAVRTGRWRYHDIAILVRANRDADPFLRALNMKGIPFTFTGTRGLYDREEIRFLTAFLRVLAHPNDSMSLYLLSASPFYDVPPADLALCTSYGQRRNRSLHQVYRMLPRLEDLEVSAPGRAVIARIVEDLESMGRLAAKMPTGRVLYEYAVTCTGYVHRLASSEDAGDAHRVANIARFFDLVARYGATAKVDRVPAFVEYLELLIEAGDDPATAESEADIDAVRVLTVHKAKGLEFPVVFLVSLVADKFPSRARREPLALPDALMRDLLPSGDFHVQEERRLCYVGMTRARRELYLTGAWDYGGVRRRKPSRFVLEALDLPRVEPAAAPPSPAQAVERHAPPPEPAEGPIVLLPPSDDPVPLSFRQVDDYTTCPYKYRYIHVLRVPILRDHRIAYGAALHEAVQEYNRRRARRQPVTADDLVATLERAWISEGFLSREHEDRRLEEGRAVLRRFFAYQEAGGTVPTFVEREFRFRSGGAYVRGRWDRVDIRGDEVVVIDFKSTDVRTQEDADRRTRDSEQLAIYSLAYREVLGRLPDRVELHFLGREVMVGRAHKDADDVAEAREMIERAAAGIRARQFPATPDAYRACPYCAFNQICPFTAAE; encoded by the coding sequence ATGCGTAGCGGGCGCGAGACGCGACCCGCGCCCGGCGGCGCGGACATAGGTCAGCTTCCCCTCGGCCTCTCCCCCGGCGACCCGGCCGCGCCGAGCGGCGCCGGCACGCTACTCGACGCGGGGCCCGTCGTGGACGCGCCGGAGCCGGCGTCACGCGCCGATGAGATTCTGGCGGGTCTGACGGACGAGCAGCGGGACGCGGTCACGCATGCCGCCGGGCCGCTGCTCATTGTCGCGGGGGCGGGCACCGGCAAGACCGCCGTGGTCACACGCCGCATAGCGCATCTGATCGCGACGCGAGGCGCCCGGCCGAGCGAGATTCTGGCCCTTACCTTCACCGACCGCGCGGCGGCCGAGATGGAGGAGCGAGTCGACCGGTTCGTCCCGTACGGGTACACCGACACCTGGATCAGTACGTTTCACGCCTTCGGCGATCGGGTACTGCGAGAGAACGCCCTCCACCTCGGGCTGACGCCGGACTTTCGGGTGTTGAGCCGCCCCGAGCAGGTCATCTTCGTGCGCGAGCGGCTGTTTCAGCTACCGCTCGACTACTTCCGGCCGCTCGGCGACCCGACCCGCCACGTCGACGCGCTTATCACGCTCTGGAGCCGCGCGAAAGACGAGGACGTCACGCCCGACGACTACGACGCCTACGCCGCCCGTCTTGCCGCGGAGTCGGCGGCGCAGCCGGACAACCCGGCGCTCGCCGAGCAGGCGCGGCAGCAGCGCGAGATCGCGGGGACGTACCGGGCCTACCAGGCGATGCTGGCCGAGGCCGGCTGCGTCGACTTCGGCGACCTGATCGTGCTGACGCTGCGCCTCCTGCGGCAGCATCCGTCGGTGCTGGCGCAGTACCGGTCGCAGTTCCGCCACATCCTCGTCGACGAATTCCAGGACACCAACTTCGCGCAGTTCGAGCTCGTCAAGCTGCTGGCGGGCGGCCACCGCAACCTGACGGTCGTGGCCGACGACGACCAGGCCATCTACCGGTGGCGCGGTGCGTCGTACAGCAATATCTCGTACTTCACGGACGCGTACCCCGACGCGCGGATGGTCGTGCTCACGCGCAACTTTCGTTCGACGCAGCTGATCCTCGACGCGGCCTACCGCCTGATCCGACACAACGACCCCGACCGGCTCGAGGTGCGGCACGGCATCGACAAACGGCTGCGCGCCGCCGTGCCCGAGGCGGGACAGCTGCCGCGCCACCACCAGTTCGAGACCCTGGCGGAAGAGGCCGAGGACGTGGCGGGCCGGATCGACGATGCGGTGCGGACCGGCCGCTGGCGCTATCACGACATCGCGATCCTCGTGCGGGCCAACCGGGACGCCGACCCGTTCTTGCGGGCGCTCAACATGAAGGGCATCCCGTTCACGTTCACCGGGACGCGAGGCCTCTACGATCGCGAGGAGATCCGGTTCCTCACCGCGTTTCTGCGCGTGCTCGCGCACCCGAACGACAGCATGTCGCTGTACCTGTTGAGCGCCTCGCCGTTCTACGACGTGCCGCCGGCCGATCTCGCGCTCTGCACCAGCTACGGCCAGCGGCGCAACCGCTCGCTCCACCAGGTGTACCGCATGCTGCCGCGTCTCGAGGATCTCGAGGTCTCGGCGCCCGGCCGGGCGGTGATTGCGCGGATCGTGGAGGACCTTGAGTCGATGGGGCGCCTCGCGGCCAAGATGCCGACCGGCCGTGTGCTCTACGAGTACGCGGTGACCTGCACCGGGTACGTCCATCGGCTCGCGTCGTCGGAGGATGCGGGCGACGCACACCGCGTCGCCAACATCGCCCGGTTCTTCGACCTCGTCGCCCGGTACGGCGCCACGGCCAAGGTCGATCGCGTGCCCGCGTTCGTCGAGTACCTGGAATTGCTGATCGAGGCCGGCGACGATCCGGCGACGGCCGAGTCGGAGGCCGACATCGACGCCGTCCGCGTGCTCACCGTCCACAAGGCGAAGGGACTGGAGTTTCCGGTGGTCTTCCTCGTGAGCCTGGTCGCCGACAAGTTTCCGTCGCGCGCGCGCCGCGAGCCGCTCGCGCTGCCGGACGCGCTGATGCGCGACCTTCTCCCGTCGGGCGATTTCCACGTTCAGGAAGAGCGGCGCCTTTGCTACGTCGGGATGACGCGCGCGCGCCGGGAGTTGTATCTCACCGGCGCCTGGGACTACGGCGGCGTGCGGCGCCGGAAGCCGAGCCGCTTTGTGCTGGAAGCGCTGGACCTGCCGAGGGTCGAGCCGGCCGCCGCGCCGCCCTCGCCCGCGCAGGCGGTCGAGCGGCACGCGCCGCCCCCCGAGCCCGCGGAAGGGCCGATCGTGTTGCTGCCGCCGTCGGACGATCCGGTGCCGCTGTCGTTCCGTCAGGTCGACGATTACACGACCTGCCCGTACAAGTACCGGTACATCCACGTGCTGCGTGTGCCGATCCTGCGCGACCACCGCATCGCCTACGGCGCGGCCCTGCACGAAGCGGTGCAGGAGTACAACCGGCGGCGCGCGCGGCGGCAGCCGGTGACCGCCGACGATCTCGTCGCCACGCTGGAGCGTGCGTGGATCAGCGAAGGCTTCCTCAGCCGCGAGCACGAGGACCGGCGCCTCGAAGAGGGCCGCGCGGTGCTGCGCCGCTTCTTCGCCTACCAGGAGGCCGGGGGGACCGTGCCGACCTTCGTCGAGCGGGAATTCCGGTTCCGCTCCGGCGGCGCGTACGTGCGCGGCCGTTGGGATCGCGTGGACATCCGCGGCGATGAGGTCGTCGTCATCGACTTCAAGAGCACCGACGTGCGGACGCAGGAGGACGCCGACCGGCGCACGCGCGACAGCGAGCAGCTCGCCATCTACTCGCTCGCCTACCGGGAAGTCCTCGGCCGCCTGCCCGATCGCGTCGAGCTGCATTTCCTCGGCCGCGAGGTCATGGTCGGCCGCGCGCACAAGGACGCCGACGACGTGGCCGAGGCGCGCGAGATGATCGAGCGGGCGGCCGCCGGCATCCGGGCCCGCCAGTTCCCGGCGACGCCGGACGCCTACCGGGCCTGCCCCTACTGCGCGTTCAACCAGATCTGCCCGTTCACGGCCGCGGAATGA